Proteins from one Bradyrhizobium roseum genomic window:
- a CDS encoding LysR family transcriptional regulator, whose protein sequence is MNLNSLDLNLLVALDALLREANVSRAAVRIGLSQPATSHALQRLRDLVGDPLLVRTGARMELTPRAQALRAPLAQTLDQVRSLFIPDDFDAASSERQFRLMMPDLAVELLMPRLMEKITRLAPNVRIDVVPWRGPAIFTAEFARTIDMVISIGNAFTGFHRQRLYTDRDALAVRQGHPAGAGLRRIEAFLEARHVAVVIRGQSEDLIDMWLRPAGIERRIALVVPGYIEALHVTARTDLVAFVPRRLIAALSKQLSLTTIAPPLDPGVDEQYLFYPTRAQMDPGSIWLRNIMLGIGREMERGKSKS, encoded by the coding sequence ATGAATTTGAATTCGCTCGATCTCAACCTCTTGGTCGCGCTCGACGCCCTGCTGCGCGAAGCCAACGTCAGCCGCGCCGCGGTGCGGATCGGGCTGTCCCAGCCGGCGACGAGCCACGCCCTGCAGCGGCTGCGCGACCTAGTCGGCGATCCCCTGCTGGTGCGGACCGGGGCGCGGATGGAGCTGACACCGCGGGCGCAGGCCTTGCGCGCGCCGCTGGCGCAAACGCTCGACCAGGTGCGATCGCTGTTCATCCCCGACGATTTCGACGCCGCCAGCAGCGAACGCCAGTTTCGGCTGATGATGCCGGATCTCGCGGTCGAATTGCTGATGCCGCGGCTGATGGAAAAGATCACAAGACTGGCGCCGAACGTCCGGATCGACGTGGTGCCGTGGCGGGGGCCCGCGATCTTCACGGCGGAATTCGCCCGCACCATCGACATGGTGATCTCGATCGGCAACGCCTTTACCGGCTTTCACCGGCAGCGGCTTTACACCGACCGCGATGCGCTGGCGGTCCGGCAGGGTCACCCGGCCGGCGCAGGGTTGAGACGGATCGAGGCCTTTCTCGAGGCGCGCCATGTCGCGGTGGTGATCCGCGGACAGAGCGAGGATTTGATCGACATGTGGCTGCGGCCTGCGGGCATCGAGCGGCGGATCGCGCTGGTCGTTCCCGGCTATATCGAGGCGCTGCACGTGACCGCGCGCACCGACCTCGTCGCCTTCGTGCCGCGCCGCCTGATCGCGGCGCTGTCGAAACAATTGTCGCTGACGACGATCGCGCCGCCGCTCGATCCCGGGGTCGACGAGCAGTATCTGTTCTACCCGACCCGCGCCCAGATGGACCCGG
- a CDS encoding nuclear transport factor 2 family protein codes for MSAAANKKLVQQVYTDSANRSGTTFLDNLAEDATWVVTGQYSWSHEFKGRDAINNGLMGHFRSFFAARPRTVAFNFIAEGDYVVVEARGDNVTKSGERYDNQYCMVWRIEDGRIKQIKEYCDSALVERVLGKFPEERKMTAAV; via the coding sequence ATGAGCGCAGCCGCGAACAAGAAACTGGTTCAGCAGGTCTATACGGATTCCGCCAACCGCAGCGGGACAACGTTCCTCGACAACCTCGCCGAGGACGCCACCTGGGTCGTCACCGGGCAATATTCCTGGTCGCACGAATTCAAGGGCCGTGACGCCATCAACAACGGCCTGATGGGTCATTTCCGCTCGTTCTTCGCCGCGCGGCCGCGCACCGTGGCGTTCAACTTCATCGCGGAAGGCGACTACGTCGTCGTCGAGGCGCGCGGCGACAATGTCACGAAGTCAGGCGAGCGCTATGACAACCAGTATTGCATGGTCTGGCGGATCGAGGACGGCAGGATCAAGCAGATCAAGGAATATTGCGATTCCGCGCTGGTCGAGCGCGTGCTGGGGAAGTTTCCCGAAGAGCGGAAGATGACGGCGGCGGTTTGA
- a CDS encoding glutathione S-transferase family protein — MLKFYFNGSPNPTKVALFLEEAGIAYEPVAVDTRKGDQFKPEYLAVNPNAKVPAIDDDGVKVFDSNAILLYLAEKTGKFLPANTPQNRAQMLSWLMFVATGIGPYSGQAVHFKHFAPKDQNHDYAHNRYQFEAHRHYAVLNDHLAGRKYMVGDTYTIVDMALWGWARMAAFVMGEEAVAKYPNVKRLVDEVSARPAAAKAIALKDNFKFKAEMDDEARSNMFKHLGIKAA, encoded by the coding sequence ATGCTCAAATTCTATTTCAACGGTTCGCCCAACCCGACCAAGGTCGCCCTCTTCCTCGAGGAAGCCGGCATCGCCTATGAGCCGGTCGCCGTCGACACCCGCAAGGGCGACCAGTTCAAGCCGGAATATCTCGCCGTCAATCCGAACGCCAAGGTGCCGGCGATCGACGATGACGGCGTCAAGGTTTTCGACAGCAACGCCATCCTGCTCTACCTCGCCGAAAAGACCGGCAAGTTCCTGCCGGCCAACACGCCGCAAAATCGCGCGCAGATGCTGTCCTGGCTGATGTTCGTGGCAACGGGCATCGGCCCGTATTCCGGACAGGCGGTGCACTTCAAGCACTTTGCGCCAAAGGACCAGAATCACGACTATGCGCATAACCGCTACCAGTTCGAGGCGCATCGCCATTACGCGGTGCTCAACGACCACCTCGCCGGCCGCAAATACATGGTGGGCGACACCTACACCATCGTCGACATGGCCTTGTGGGGTTGGGCACGGATGGCCGCGTTCGTGATGGGCGAGGAAGCGGTCGCGAAATATCCCAACGTCAAGCGACTGGTCGACGAGGTTTCGGCCCGTCCGGCGGCGGCCAAGGCGATCGCGCTGAAGGACAATTTCAAATTCAAGGCCGAGATGGACGACGAAGCCCGCAGCAACATGTTCAAGCATCTCGGCATCAAGGCGGCCTGA
- a CDS encoding EF-hand domain-containing protein, giving the protein MRSLTGADVRQAAPAREVKLRLPQLGGAMQRVSGVPGWVVAGILMAALNVPVSAPGQQAAARPPLAVPGALAPDSPPRASSTLERYFASLHQDFVQLDADLDGMITQRDVDLHVLMETVVSRTFALQFVMGYDLDGDGAVTEDEIRRAMKYRLRSAPNDPEAKISDTVRSTMALDTDGDGKVSASEAGKFTYPDMKRDLGFPELPACARRILMLESRTKGEIAWSDYEAAGEKLFRRIDTDKDGKISRRELDDCRGGP; this is encoded by the coding sequence GTGCGCTCGCTGACCGGCGCGGATGTACGACAGGCGGCGCCCGCAAGGGAAGTCAAGTTGCGATTGCCGCAACTCGGAGGAGCCATGCAGCGAGTCTCGGGCGTCCCTGGGTGGGTCGTCGCAGGAATATTGATGGCGGCATTGAATGTGCCGGTGTCCGCCCCCGGTCAGCAGGCGGCAGCCCGGCCGCCCTTGGCGGTGCCTGGTGCCTTGGCGCCGGATTCGCCGCCACGCGCAAGTTCGACGCTGGAGCGCTATTTCGCGAGTCTGCACCAGGATTTCGTCCAGCTCGACGCCGATCTCGACGGAATGATCACGCAGCGCGATGTCGATCTTCACGTCCTGATGGAGACCGTCGTTTCGCGCACTTTCGCTCTGCAGTTTGTTATGGGCTACGATCTCGATGGAGATGGCGCGGTGACGGAAGACGAAATCCGTCGGGCCATGAAATACCGGCTGAGATCGGCGCCGAACGATCCGGAAGCAAAGATCAGCGATACCGTTCGATCGACGATGGCGCTGGATACCGACGGCGACGGCAAGGTCAGCGCCTCCGAAGCGGGTAAGTTCACATACCCTGATATGAAGAGAGATTTGGGGTTTCCCGAACTGCCAGCGTGTGCGCGCCGAATATTAATGCTGGAATCCCGCACGAAGGGAGAAATCGCATGGAGCGATTACGAGGCCGCGGGCGAAAAACTTTTCCGCAGGATCGACACCGACAAGGACGGCAAGATCTCGCGGAGGGAACTCGACGATTGTCGCGGTGGGCCTTAG